In Aspergillus chevalieri M1 DNA, chromosome 7, nearly complete sequence, the sequence CCCGTATCCGACACGGTCAGGGTTACCAGGTCCTCAGCACCTCCTGAACTACCTCGTCGCAGACGAGATTCAGACACCTCAGTAACCTCCAACCGTATCGAGACACGGCCAAAGTCGGTGTACTTCATCGCATTGCCCAGGATATTCATGAGAATGCGCCGTAACGCACCGGGCTGTGTGCGGTAGACCCAGTTATTATGTGCAATGTCCATCATAACCTCCACGTCCGTCCGCTTACTCGGATCACCTTGTGACTGTGACCGGCCTCGCGCCGTTGTATGCGGTAGTATGACTGGCTGCTCAGCCGAGGCGGTAGCTCGCTGTCCATATGCGTGACCCATACAGACGCCCTCGACGACTTCTTCAGCCAACACGGCTAGATCTGTGGATACATAGGAGTCCAGATGCACCTTCTCCATACCCCGGACTTCCAACGGCGACGCCTTGTGTCTTTTGATGTTGCGCCACGTCCGCTCCAGCGAGACAATTTTGCTAAAGTCAAGGACTTGGTTCATAGTATCGAGTAGAGTCCGACCGCATGCGTTAACAGTCTCCAGCAAAGAGCTCTGAAACTCATCAAGCTGCGTGCCCTGAAGAAACTCCGCAGCCGCAAGAATCCCATGCAGCGGACTGCGCAGTTCATGCGAAATGCTCCCAATGAAATCCCCCTTCTGCCGATCCGAAATCAACGACTGAATGCGGCTGTAATCCGCCATAATCGACGACCCGAACCCAAGCACACTGCTCAACTCCACATTCGGACTAAACACCCTCGTCTCGACGGTATTCCAGCAGAAGCAGCCAGAGAACCATTGCGAGTTTCCCGCGTTCCATAGCGGTACGAACAGCACTTGGCAGGCATTGGGGAAGTATTGGTTGAGGAGCTTGTTTTCCATGGCTTTCCATTTCCCTTTGCCGCTTCGGGGGAGGGGCATGTCGCCGGTTTTGGACCTCAGGGAGCGGGAGCGGCTGACGCGTGGTtcgtcgttgtcgtcgtcgtcggagCTGGAGAGCATGCCGTCGCGGTGAAAGCCCCAGAGGCGACCTTTGCTGTAGCGGCGGAAtaggcggaggaggaagccGCGGTCGAGGTTCATGGCTGGACAAGTAACCTTGGACTCCGTGCTCGGACCGAACGGGTCCTCGAGAGTTGAGATGGCCAGCGTGGGTGCTGGATTCCCCGTCTCGCCTGCGCTGTCGCTTCCAGAATCTGAATCTAACGTGCAGTTGTTGCCGGCCTCGAGGAAAATCACACCACCGTCTCCGCCTAGTTCCAGACATTCGCGGAGAAGGTTCGCGGCGCGCTTGAAGGGCCACGAAGTATCTTGCGTTTCATCGAAGGGGGCGCCTTTGTGGCCGCTGGACCCCCATTCAGAAGGTAATGAGTCGGCCTTGCTTTCGGATTCGGAGCTGATTGAGCGCGTGTCGGAGCTGTGGGATCGTCTGGAGGGTGGACCGCCGCTGTCCAAGGAGCCACCTAATCGACTGTTGGAGTTGTCGTTCGGGAAAGCAGGACTACCCATGTACGAGGGATGTACTTCTTCTGTCAGGCTGCGACCACCTTCAACAAAACAACTCAGACCACGCGACAATCTCGTCGCGCGCCGTCCTTCATGCGCTTGGCGACTAATCTTCAAATAATCCATAATAATCATCCccagcgatcccaacgtcTCCTTCTCCGCATCCGTCAACTCACTCCGCGGCTGCGTATCCAGCACAAAAAAGCATCCAATATTGATATTCGTCTCCGTCGTCAACGGCGTCCCCGCATAAAACCGGAAACCAGGCTCTCCTTGTACAAACGGAAGCGATGCATAGCGATCATCTTTGCTCATATCGTCAATGACAAGAAACCTATACTGCGGAGGGTTTCGCGTCGAAGGCGGAAGCGCAACAGTCGCCTTGACGGGGCCGTGCTGTTCAGTACATAAGCCGGGATTTACCGTACCGGGTGGGATCATACTCACCTTGCAGATGCTCCAGGTGTGGTTAGATGTCGATAAATCGGACCAGCCATCCGTTTGTCCGGAGTCGATGGGCAATGCCGTTGAGTTGGCGAGGATGTGTTGCGAGTCGCGATCCGATACACTGCTCGCATTAGCATAAGCGCACCCAAGCTGAGAAAATAAAAGA encodes:
- a CDS encoding putative sensor histidine kinase/response regulator (COG:T;~EggNog:ENOG410QDWC;~InterPro:IPR004358,IPR003594,IPR003661,IPR036890, IPR036097,IPR011006,IPR001789,IPR029016,IPR005467;~PFAM:PF00512,PF02518,PF00072;~go_function: GO:0000155 - phosphorelay sensor kinase activity [Evidence IEA];~go_function: GO:0016772 - transferase activity, transferring phosphorus-containing groups [Evidence IEA];~go_process: GO:0000160 - phosphorelay signal transduction system [Evidence IEA];~go_process: GO:0007165 - signal transduction [Evidence IEA];~go_process: GO:0016310 - phosphorylation [Evidence IEA]); amino-acid sequence: MDSSPRAQNDHHIGRRVRELYRYFQPEPSPQPTLVSSYFDSWASGDTLSSDNATVPAVSTASLSTPDPTAGLCAGPSPGEGLVLGNPNQTLSSFAQLAALRLGVQRVLISVSDRDSQHILANSTALPIDSGQTDGWSDLSTSNHTWSICKVSMIPPGTVNPGLCTEQHGPVKATVALPPSTRNPPQYRFLVIDDMSKDDRYASLPFVQGEPGFRFYAGTPLTTETNINIGCFFVLDTQPRSELTDAEKETLGSLGMIIMDYLKISRQAHEGRRATRLSRGLSCFVEGGRSLTEEVHPSYMGSPAFPNDNSNSRLGGSLDSGGPPSRRSHSSDTRSISSESESKADSLPSEWGSSGHKGAPFDETQDTSWPFKRAANLLRECLELGGDGGVIFLEAGNNCTLDSDSGSDSAGETGNPAPTLAISTLEDPFGPSTESKVTCPAMNLDRGFLLRLFRRYSKGRLWGFHRDGMLSSSDDDDNDEPRVSRSRSLRSKTGDMPLPRSGKGKWKAMENKLLNQYFPNACQVLFVPLWNAGNSQWFSGCFCWNTVETRVFSPNVELSSVLGFGSSIMADYSRIQSLISDRQKGDFIGSISHELRSPLHGILAAAEFLQGTQLDEFQSSLLETVNACGRTLLDTMNQVLDFSKIVSLERTWRNIKRHKASPLEVRGMEKVHLDSYVSTDLAVLAEEVVEGVCMGHAYGQRATASAEQPVILPHTTARGRSQSQGDPSKRTDVEVMMDIAHNNWVYRTQPGALRRILMNILGNAMKYTDFGRVSIRLEVTEVSESRLRRGSSGGAEDLVTLTVSDTGRGISEEFMRARLYTPFAQEDSLAVGTGLGMSIVRSLVRALNGSVNTYSRPGKGTMVKVTLPLERPQPEIKDAPESPAPQPSDKVTLTQARLLRDAFAGRRATILGVDTVTAAQHPLWSVIAHYVTEWYGLELVSWPPPTSTPVNLVLADEQMLAVEQDTGFITSVPALLVVCNKSVDYGTAKTKWAHLAHSVETIRQPSGPHKLARSIRKSLESVPDTSNTSMSIVLPNRTTSQDTVFSQGSTGSLKDRRIDLTGVNLDLTTPPELTNSSSGGSTSSKSPESESEPPMPYTTTTGPLPLSSPYVEKDEQYLPTAPHSPTTTVTELPQIEFEGEPEPEVQDHAKARVLVVDDNSINLKLMMTFMKKRDLLALDAAENGKIAVDAVERMQGYDLIFLDMSMPVMDGFEAARTIRSLEKENRTWRRATIIALTGLSSPRDEADALTSGVDLFLTKPVSFKSVAGLVDEWEEKRRGTVKT